GTCGACGACCATGCGCCTGACGGTGGGCCTCGACCGGCCCACGGCGGGCAGCGTGCTGGTGAACGGCAAGCCGTACGCCGAGCTCAAGCACCCGCTGCGCGAGGTCGGCGCGCTGCTCGAAGCGAAGGCACTGCACCCGGGCCGAAGCGCCGGGCGGCACCTGCTCGCGATGGCGCGCAGCAACGGCATTCCTGCGGCGCGCGTCGAGGAGGTGCTGGCGACGGTCGGGCTCACCGACGTCGCCGGCAAGCGGGCGGGCCAGTTCTCGCTCGGTATGGGGCAGCGGCTGGGGATCGCGGGCGCGCTGCTCGGCGACCCCGGCGTGCTGATGTTCGACGAGCCGGTGAACGGCCTCGACCCCGACGGCGTGCGCTGGGTGCGCCAGCTCATGCGCTCGCTCGCCGAGGAGGGCCGCACGGTGTTCGTGTCGAGCCACCTGATGAGCGAGATGCAGCTGACGGCCGACCACCTCGTGGTGATCGGCAAGGGAAAACTGCTCGCCGACGCACCCGTCGACGAGTTCATCGCCGGCAACTCGCTCAGCTCGGTCTCGGTGCGGGTGCCGACGCCGGTCGAGCGCGACACGCTCGCGCGGCACCTGCTCACGCGGGGTGCCGCGGTGGAACCCGGCGCGGCCGACGAGCTGGTGGTGACCGGCGCCGGTGTCGGCGAAGTCGGCGATCTCGCCCACGAGCTCGGTGTGCGGCTGCACGGCCTCGGCGAGCGGACGGCTTCGCTGGAGCAGGCGTACATGGAACTGACCGCTTCGTCGGTGGAATACGGGGTGACGGCATGACGACCACGCAGGTACGCGCGGGGGGCGGGCTTTCGGGGGCCGTCGCGTCGGAGTGGACGAAGTTCTGGTCGGTGCGCAGCACGTGGTGGAGCCTCGCGGGCGGCGTGCTGCTGATGTTGCTCTACAGCGGCGTTTCCGGGCTGTCGCAACGGTTCGGCGACAGCGAGCCACCGCAGGGCCCGCACGACATCGTGGTCAACGGCTCGATCTACCTCACCGAGTTCTGCGTGATCGCGGTGGCCACGCTGTTCGTCACGAGCGAGTACGCCAGCGGCAGCATCCGCTCGACGCTGCAGTGGGTGCCGGTGCGCTCGACCTTGGCGCTGGCGAAGGCGGCCGTGCTGGTGCCGGTGCTGTTCGCGTACGGCGTGGTGGTGGCGCTGCTCGGCATGGCGACCGCGGCGGTCCTGATGCCGGGTGCGGCGCTCACGACGACGTTCGGCGACGGGTTCGCGGCGGCCGCGGGATTGGGGGCGTACTTCGCGCTGCTGGGGGTGCTGTGCGCGGGCATCGGGTTCGCGCTGCGCAGCGCGGCGGGGACGATCGTGGTGACGATGGTGCTGCTGCTGCCGTTGCCGATGCTGCTTTCGGCTTATGTGGCGCCCGAGATCATGAACTACTTCCCGGCGTTCGCGGGGCTCAACGGGATGGTGCCCGCGGGGGAGACGAACCCGTTGCTGGGCGGGGTTTCGCCGTATTCGCCCTGGGTGGGGGTGCTGATCTGCCTGGTGTGGGCGGCGGCCGGGTTGTTCCTCGGCACTTCGGTGCTGAAGCGGCGGGACGCCTGATCGGATTCGGTGAAGGGCCCTCGTTCTCGGGGGCCCTTCACTGCGCGCTGGGGATGCCGAGTCCGTTGAGGACAGCGCGGGCGCCTTCGGCGAGCTCTTCCTTGTCCGGGGGATTTGTCGACCCGGTGCCGGCGAGGGCGTCGAAGATCGAGCCGTCGAGCCAGTTGAGGAGCACGCGGGCGTGGCGCTGCGGGTTCGTGGAGCCGGCGGCGCCGAGAAGCGCGACGCAGAGCTCGCGGATTTCGAGGCCGCCGGAGTCGTAGGCCGCGCGCAGCTCCGGGCGGCGGGTGGCTTCGAGGGCGAACTCGTAACGGGCGAGCATGCGGGAGCGGCCGACGGTGATGGCGGCGTGGACTGTCGAGGCGAGGACCTCGGCGATGTCCTTCGCGGCCGGGTCGATGTCCGACTGGTCGAGCTCCACCATCCGTTTGATCGCGAGCTCCAGCAGCGCGGCGCGCGTGCGCGCGTAGTACGACGTCGAGCCCGCCGGAAGCCCCGCGGCCCGGTCGACGGCGCGGTGGGTGAGCCCGCGCATGCCGTCGGCCGCGATCACCTCGATGGCCGCGTCGCCGATCGCCGAAATCCTGTCCACGATCATCACACTACAGGTGTAGAGTCCTCTACAAACGTAGAGGAGGCGGTCATGGAGCCACGGCACGCAGTCGTGATCGGCGGGGGCATCGTGGGGCTGAGCGCGGCCGTGGGGCTGCACCGCACCGGCTGGCAGGTGACGGTGTACGAGCGGGCGCCGGAGTTCTCGGCCATCGGCGCCGGGATCTCGATCTGGCCCAACGCGCAGCGGGCACTGGCGGAGCTGGGCGTGGACGCGCCGCTGCAGCCCCAGCGCGACGGCACCCTGTTCGACCCGCACGGCCGCCGGCTCGCGACGTGGGGCCAGGACGCGTACGTGCAGCGCTACGGCCTGCCGCTCGCCGCGATCCACCGCGCGGACCTGATCGAGGCGTTGTGCGCCGAGCTGCCTTCGTCGAGCCTGCACACGGGCGTCAACGTGCTGTCGGGGACCCCGGACGGCCTGGTGACGCACGTTTCCGGCGCGGTACGCGCGGACCTGGTGGTCGCCGCCGACGGCATCCACAGCCCGATCCGCACCTCGCTGTACCCGCGGTCGCGCGTGGCCTACAGCCGCGGCACGGCCTTCCGCGGCGTCGCCGAGCTGCCCGGCACCGAGCTGAGCCTGCAGTGGGGCCGCGGCACCGAAATCGGCGTCCTCCCCCTGCACGACGGCCGCGTCTACTGGTGGATCGCCGAGGCTCGTCCCGAAGGCGTCCGCCACGCCGACCCGCGCGCCTACCTGCTTTCGCGCTACGGCTCGTGGCGCACCCTGATCACCTCCTCACCCGAGGTCCTGCACCACGACCTGCGCCACCTGGCCGCCCCGCTGCCCTCCTACGCCCACCACCACCTCGCCCTCCTCGGCGACGCCGCCCACGCCATGCCGCCGTACCTGGGCCAGGGCGGCTGCCAGGGCATCGAGGACGCGGTCGTGCTGGCGGCCTGCCTGGCCGACACTTCCGACGTGGCTGCCGGCCTGCGCGAGTACGACGCGTTACGCCGCCCGCGAAGCCAGCGCGTCTGGCGGACGTCGATCCGCGCGGGCTCACTGGG
The sequence above is a segment of the Amycolatopsis sp. 2-15 genome. Coding sequences within it:
- a CDS encoding ABC transporter permease — translated: MTTTQVRAGGGLSGAVASEWTKFWSVRSTWWSLAGGVLLMLLYSGVSGLSQRFGDSEPPQGPHDIVVNGSIYLTEFCVIAVATLFVTSEYASGSIRSTLQWVPVRSTLALAKAAVLVPVLFAYGVVVALLGMATAAVLMPGAALTTTFGDGFAAAAGLGAYFALLGVLCAGIGFALRSAAGTIVVTMVLLLPLPMLLSAYVAPEIMNYFPAFAGLNGMVPAGETNPLLGGVSPYSPWVGVLICLVWAAAGLFLGTSVLKRRDA
- a CDS encoding FAD-dependent oxidoreductase — its product is MEPRHAVVIGGGIVGLSAAVGLHRTGWQVTVYERAPEFSAIGAGISIWPNAQRALAELGVDAPLQPQRDGTLFDPHGRRLATWGQDAYVQRYGLPLAAIHRADLIEALCAELPSSSLHTGVNVLSGTPDGLVTHVSGAVRADLVVAADGIHSPIRTSLYPRSRVAYSRGTAFRGVAELPGTELSLQWGRGTEIGVLPLHDGRVYWWIAEARPEGVRHADPRAYLLSRYGSWRTLITSSPEVLHHDLRHLAAPLPSYAHHHLALLGDAAHAMPPYLGQGGCQGIEDAVVLAACLADTSDVAAGLREYDALRRPRSQRVWRTSIRAGSLGPLLRNPVGAAVRTAVLRLASPSAMARAESWINDWKPPRLPRPADLS
- a CDS encoding TetR/AcrR family transcriptional regulator gives rise to the protein MRGLTHRAVDRAAGLPAGSTSYYARTRAALLELAIKRMVELDQSDIDPAAKDIAEVLASTVHAAITVGRSRMLARYEFALEATRRPELRAAYDSGGLEIRELCVALLGAAGSTNPQRHARVLLNWLDGSIFDALAGTGSTNPPDKEELAEGARAVLNGLGIPSAQ
- a CDS encoding ATP-binding cassette domain-containing protein; the protein is MITLRGLTKRYGEKTVVDGLTCVVAPGSVTGFLGPNGSGKSTTMRLTVGLDRPTAGSVLVNGKPYAELKHPLREVGALLEAKALHPGRSAGRHLLAMARSNGIPAARVEEVLATVGLTDVAGKRAGQFSLGMGQRLGIAGALLGDPGVLMFDEPVNGLDPDGVRWVRQLMRSLAEEGRTVFVSSHLMSEMQLTADHLVVIGKGKLLADAPVDEFIAGNSLSSVSVRVPTPVERDTLARHLLTRGAAVEPGAADELVVTGAGVGEVGDLAHELGVRLHGLGERTASLEQAYMELTASSVEYGVTA